DNA sequence from the Lates calcarifer isolate ASB-BC8 unplaced genomic scaffold, TLL_Latcal_v3 _unitig_5489_quiver_634, whole genome shotgun sequence genome:
GGGCGTGTAGTGTCGTGGCGAGTCAAAGGCAAACCCTGGTTTAGCTTTGGTGGCTGTTGCCGTGGCGGACGCCATATGCCGGGCGCTGAGGCATTGGCTTCACTGGAGATGTCggcttcttcttctgctgttgAGGGCCGAGAGGAGGCGGGGctgggggaggaagaggaggagggagaggcgGGGCTTGGAGGTGCTCGCCATTTGCTGACGCTCTGATTGGTTTCCTGGGTTTGGCTTTGGGCATGGCGGCACTGATGCACTCGGCAAGGATGTCATCACCGTTCTCGCCCTCAGGAAGTCCAGCTCGCCTCCTctgggtggaggggggtggaaGCACAGGTATGACGGCTACTGCTGCCTCCTCATTGGGTGGAGAGTCGATGGTGAGGTCACTGAGCGAGGTGGCTGTGGAGAAGTTGAGTGGCGTTCCCTCCACGCAGTAAACTCTTGGCACCTCCTCTGGTGGCGGTGGAGGCAGCACAtcctttctctgctgtgactgagTGCGGCTTTGAGGTGGGAGGAGCTTGTAGACAGGAAGCTGGCTAGGTTTCCGTGGTGCCACTTGTTGCTGTTTCTTTGGTTTCCGTGATGACTTGGGCATAGCCATGTTGATGCAGGCCTCCAAGATCTCGATGTCGTCGTCATCGTCTGATTCATCGAGGATCGGTTTTGCCGCcgcctcctccttcctctcctcattccctccctcctccttctcctccttcttcttcatctctgctGCGATGTATGGCTCGTCCAGACTGAGCGCGCTCAGACTCGAGGCTCGGGAGAAGCCGTGCGGCGTGCTCTCAGTGGCGAAGTGCAGCAGGACGTCGGCgctgctctcctcctcatctttcttcTTGGCTGTTACCTCCTCCTTGGTCGTCTGAGTTGGCGGGGGCAGTGGCGGGGTCTTAGCACGGCTCGGTGGCATGGTCTGCCCCGGACTGTCAGGCAGGTCGCTTGGGCTGACCACACCACTTGGCACGCCGCTGCATGGCTCACTGGAGCGCACAGAGCTGGCGatagaggaggtggagaagctGTCCAGGGAGCTGACGGAGGTGCAGCGGCTGAACATCAGTGGCGTCTCCTGAGCGTATGGCTGCTCTGGTGGACTTTTAGGAGTCCTGGCGCCAGATGATGTTGTCacgtggtggtggtgatggtggtggtgggcgtggccgtggtggtggtggtgaccTCGTCGACCCCGTGTGGAGGGAGCGGTGGCGGTCTGActctctgcttctttctgctgccgctgctgctgctcatgtgaGTCTTTCTCACTGACAGGAAGTGTCGGATAATCGTTGCTGTCGCCGCCGCTGATAACGCTCCCgcccctcctctttctcccaaTGACatcactgtcctcctcctcctcctctgatgacAGCGACGACAGCGAGCTGCCTCTGGAGAAGCAGATGGGCGTGTCCTCCACGCAGTATGTCTGTGTCGACTCTTGGTTGCTCTTTGGCGCACGATTGGCTTGTGGAGGGGGGCGGAGCTTACTGGTGGAGGTGGACggaggagggggaagggagGGGGCAGCGGCCTCTTCTGGCTTGAACAGCGGTTTGCGGGCAGCATCAGCGCCGTACTTTAGGCTGTAGTCTATTGGCTGTTCGTTTGTTGAGTCGCTGCCGTAGTTTGACGTTGCTGTGACGACAACATAGCGTGACGGGGGGACAGATGTCATGCGGCTGCTGCTCGTTGTTGATTCGCCGCCATCGTTCCTCCTCCTGAGCCTGGCATCCTGTCCGTCATCGTCATCGCTCTCGATGCCGCCGCGGTGACTCGGGCTCTGTCTCCCAGAGTTCAGCTGTTCATCAGAGTACTTCAGGCTGTAGTTGATGGGCGTATCCAGCTCCGCGCCGTCGTCGTCCGCCATGTGGTTGGCGCTGCGGATCTTATGAGCCAGGTCGGCCGGGTATTTCCTGTAGACACAGCACTTGTTCGCTCCACTCTCATCTGACGAATAAAACGGCTCCGATGATGGTTTGTTCTTGCCGCGGTTGCCGTAACCGTCGGCGCTCGTCACGCTGTTGAGGCTGTCGCTGGATGCTCGGACACTGGGCGGGAACACTGGCCGAGGGTATGTCGCTTCCTCCCCCGTCCTCTTTGATCCATCTCCATTCTTTGGACTCGACAGCACTGGCGTGTTGGCATAGGAGCGTGTCgtgctccctcctcccccaGTGCCGTTACAGCCCCGCCCCTTCCTGTGTGCCGCCTTAGGGCTAAGGTTGTCAATGTTGTCGAAAGTCTCTGACAGCTGCTGCGCATCCAGCTCCTCAAATAACGCCTTCTGTTTGCGGGCGTGCAGCGACGGGGCACCAGCACCCGGCGACACCACGCTCGTGTCCTTGTAGCGTGCTGGGCGGTTGGCCATCAGGTTGCGCAGGGCCGCGGCACTGCCCATGGCGATCATCTTGTGGCGGGAGTGGATGAGGTTACGCAGCATGCCCACAGCACCCAGCTCCCATAATGCCTCCTGGTCCTTGGCGTCTCGAGCCGAGAGGTTCCAGAGCGTCCCGCAGGCGTTGGACACGATAGTCAGACTGTGAGACTTCAGGTGCTGCAGAAGCGTCGGCAGGCAGCCGTGTTCACGCAGGATCTGCCTGTAAGACAacacagagggagcagagaggatgacaaGTCTGCGGCGGGGATTCTGGGTAATGAAGGTAATTTATCGCAGTTGTTTACCTGTGCGCCTCGTTGGTGGCGATGAGGCTGGACACGTTGCGCAGGATGCCACCACCACTCTCGATGATGGCGAGCGTGTTGGTGTGGCTGCGATGAGTCAGAGTTCCCACAAGAAAGGCAAGAGCGCCATCAACAGCACAGATGTCGGCCTTGTTCTCTGTGCAGTGAGCTGACAGGTTCCAGAGTGCGCTCAGTACGGACTTCAGAGTAGACTCCTGACGAGGGAGAAACACAGGGAGGAGATTCAGTGTCCACGACCAACAGAAACAAGTAGAACTCAGtagggtctctgtgtgtttaaccCTGAGCTCACATTAAACATGTCTGACGTTTACGtcaaaatcaacaaacaaacagctttatTTACCTTCTGGACCTCGAGGGCGCAGCCCATCAGCGCTCGCACGCTGCCGACCTCACGCAGCGTCTTCTTACTGTTGACATCAGCGCGCCACGACAGGTTCCTGAGAACGCTGGCGAttacctgaaaacacaaacaacgTTCAGAGGAGGAAACGCAGAGGGAGGCGTGGGACAGAGCAATGGTTGCTGTGGTAACAGGCCAACATACCTGCTGTAGGTCCTCGCTCTCTGATTTTAGCTGAGCGACCATTGCCCTCATGCAGCCCTTCATGGAGCACAGCGTGGCCTGATGGGAAAAATGTGACAACATAATGCTGTGATCTGCTGATCTGAACACCTGTGTTTATACGAACCACTCAGAAACACAGTCTGTCTTTACCTTATTGGCCACGTCTCCGAAGGTGAGGTTGGTGAGCGCCATGCCGGCGTATCGCCGCAGAGTGACGCTGTAATGATCGCTGCTGAGACCGAACATCTCACAGTCGACCTGCAGCAGCTCGGCCACCGCCTGCAGACCACCTGCGGGGCGAAATAACCCACGACAGTCAACAACAGGGTTAGGAAACAGGCAGCAAACAGTCAGTGAACACAGTAAACCATAAACAgtcagtaaacaaacaaacagtcagtAACCGGTGAACAGTCAATaatcaaacaataaacagtCAGTAAACAGCTGGTGTGAGACTAACCCAGTTCGTTCATGGCGTGTCGATGTTCTTCATCAAAGGAAAGTTTCATGAGGACACAGACGGCCGGACAGATCTGATGTTCAACTGGAGACGgcactgaacacacaacactgagtaTTAACTACTACACTCTgttacacactgcacacagtaTTAGTATGTGTACACAATAGTAATATGTATACACAGTATTAGTATCAGCCTGCAGTACTAACACTCACAACACGTCTGatacaaatgaataaatctttgtctgttttttaaataaagaagaaaatgtttttttgtttcctctcatttgATTTGACGTCAGAAAAGTTTGGATCACGTGacctcctctgattggctgatgggTGTGTGACATCACTCACTGGGGTTGTCCTCCTGGTCAACGCCCCTCTCGTGGTTTTCCTGCCAGCTCCAGCAGGCCTCGCAGTAATGACGCACCTGCTCCAGTAGGTGGAGCACTCTGATCTCACGCCGCCCTCGCTTGTCGTCTGGCTGACTGTGGACGATGTTGTGCAGCGCCGCTGATGCCCGAGCACGAGCCTCTTTACTGCCGCGGGAGTTACCTAGCCGACAGGAAGACTTGTGTAAATATGACTTATTGTTACATAAAGAGATAAGGAAGTTAcctgtgagagaaaaacaacgTGGTTACCTAGCAACAAAGAGTCCTTGTCGTTGCCGTGCAGCAGCTGGATGAGCAGCGGCAGACAGCCAGACTGACGCATGGCGATGCAGGAGTCCTGCGAGCTCGACATGGCAAGGAGTGTCCGCGACATGTCGTCTTTGTCGTGAGTCCCCAGCATGGACAGAAGGCTGTACACCATCTCCACCTGCAGGCAGCGACACAGGCCGTCAGCTCTACACTCACTGACTCACTGGCTGACTGTTGCCGGACAGAATCACTGACCTTGGTTCCCAAGTGGCTGGTGATTCGTCGAGGCACAGAATAGCTCGTCTCATTGGTCGGTTCGTGGTCCAATCGGCTGCTGGAGgtctggaggaaaaaacacaattcaAAGATCAAAACTTTATTCACATCAAAGACGACGAAGGAGAATAAAACGAGGATGCTCACCTGAGCTCCGGCCAATCCGCTGCTGTCGCTCACCCCCTGCGCTCCCTCcacctacagagagagagagagaacgcaTGTTACTGACACTCCAGGTGAGACAGACTTCTCCTCTGGGAGGGAACAGGTGAGGTTACCTGCAGCCGAGCTCCCAGCCTCAGGATGTCCTTCTCTATCTGCTGGATACGAGACACAcgagcctgaaaacacacacacacacacacacagtccatgtTCATCTCAACCTGCTGACGAGTTACCTCCAGGTGACCTCCAGGTGTGCTCCTACCTgagctctcctctccatctcctgaCAGGAGCCCAGCTGCTCCTCCATCGCCGACCGGATGTGACGAGCCTCAAACTCCAGCTGACGGCGGCTCATGTCCGTCTGCAGAGTAAACTACAACCAcagacagtgtgtcagtgaaaTGCATCCTGGGAGTCACAGACAGGAGCAGAGGATCATTGTctcatactgtatttttattctatttttatttttgttctatttcctaccttagtatttattttatactattgtatttttattgcatCCACATACGGACTACTATGACAACCAAATTTCCCTTcggggatgaataaagtcatctatctatctatcatggGTAATGATGGGTGTGATTGTCTTACGTTCTCAGTGAGCGGCAGACTGTCGATCCTCTTGGTCAGATCCTGTAGCTGAGCGTAGTACCagtccttctccttctcctccttctccagctcagcCAATAGAAGAGACCTGTCAGAgacaatcagccaatcacagagcagcacaCAGACGGAGAAGTAATTTGACCAAACTCACAGTATTTATTGTAGTATTTGTTGAATTACAGTACTAGTATTATTTGTAGCAGGGGAAGTTCTAACTGTAGTACCAGTATTAGTAGCAGTACCAGCTGTATGAGGAACAGCAGTATCTAAAGTGTCAGCAGAGTAGTACCAATAGTACCTCTCTCAGGTATTCTACATGTAACAGTACTACACAGTAACAGTATATGTAGCAGTACTTGTACAGTAGTGGTAGTACTCTCAGTACTGTGTACAGTacctctccttctccagctcctccaggcaGCGGTCGTGGCCATCTCTGCCCGCTGACGGCAGTCCTCTCCTGGGGAAGGCGGTGGATGCAGAGGTGCCAGGAGCTCCGgggcctcctgctgctcctccaggagctccagagccagaggaggccgagctggaggaggaggaagggggcaGAGGAGGCCTCAATCTGGGCTTAAAACCTCCAGAGTCCAAGCTCATctctggaggagacagaaacacaccGAATATTGTTACTACATCTACGAGTACTACATGATGAATACTATGAATATGTGTAAAGTATACAATATATGTACTACACATATGAGTAGCACAGTATGTGTACTACATGTACGC
Encoded proteins:
- the apc gene encoding LOW QUALITY PROTEIN: adenomatous polyposis coli protein (The sequence of the model RefSeq protein was modified relative to this genomic sequence to represent the inferred CDS: inserted 4 bases in 2 codons; deleted 2 bases in 2 codons; substituted 1 base at 1 genomic stop codon), translated to MAAASYDQLLRQVEVLKMENSNLRQELQDNSNHLTKLETEASNMKEVLKQLQGTIEEESGEASGSQLELIERLKEMSLDSGGFKPRLRPPLPPSSSSSSASSGSGAPGGAAGGPGAPGTSASTAFPRRGLPSAGRDGHDRCLEELEKERSLLLAELEKEEKEKDWYYAQLQDLTKRIDSLPLTENFTLQTDMSRRQLEFEARHIRSAMEEQLGSCQEMERRAQARVSRIQQIEKDILRLGARLQVEGAQGVSDSSGLAGAQTSSSRLDHEPTNETSYSVPRRITSHLGTKVEMVYSLLSMLGTHDKDDMSRTLLAMSSSQDSCIAMRQSGCLPLLIQLLHGNDKDSLLLGNSRGSKEARARASAALHNIVHSQPDDKRGRREIRVLHLLEQVRHYCEACWSWQENHERGVDQEDNPMPSPVEHQICPAVCVLMKLSFDEEHRHAMNELGGLQAVAELLQVDCEMFGLSSDHYSVTLRRYAGMALTNLTFGDVANKATLCSMKGCMRAMVAQLKSESEDLQQVIASVLRNLSWRADVNSKKTLREVGSVRALMGCALEVQKESTLKSVLSALWNLSAHCTENKADICAVDGALAFLVGTLTHRSHTNTLAIIESGGGILRNVSSLIATNEAHRQILREHGCLPTLLQHLKSHSLTIVSNACGTLWNLSARDAKDQEALWELGAVGMLRNLIHSRHKMIAMGSAAALRNLMANRPARYKDTSVVSPGAGAPSLHARKQKALFEELDAQQLSETFDNIDNLSPKAAHRKGRGCNGTGGGGSTTRSYANTPVLSSPKNGDGSKRTGEEATYPRPVFPPSVRASSDSLNSVTSADGYGNRGKNKPSSEPFYSSDESGANKCCVYRKYPADLAHKIRSANHMADDDGAELDTPINYSLKYSDEQLNSGRQSPSHRGGIESDDDDGQDARLRRRNDGGESTTSSSRMTSVPPSRYVVVTATSNYGSDSTNEQPIDYSLKYGADAARKPLFKPEEAAAPSLPPPPSTSTSKLRPPPQANRAPKSNQESTQTYCVEDTPICFSRGSSLSSLSSEEEEEDSDVIGRKRRGGSVISGGDSNDYPTLPVSEKDSHEQQQRQQKEAESQTATAPSTRGRRGHHHHHGHAHHHHHHHHVTTSSGARTPKSPPEQPYAQETPLMFSRCTSVSSLDSFSTSSIASSVRSSEPCSGVPSGVVSPSDLPDSPGQTMPPSRAKTPPLPPPTQTTKEEVTAKKKDEEESSADVLLHFATESTPHGFSRASSLSALSLDEPYIAAEMKKKEEKEEGGNEERKEEAAAKPILDESDDDDDIEILEACINMAMPKSSRKPKKQQQVAPRKPSQLPVYKLLPPQSRTQSQQRKDVLPPPPPEEVPRVYCVEGTPLNFSTATSLSDLTIDSPPNEEAAVAVIPVLPPPSTQRRRAGLPEGENGDDILAECISAAMPKAKPRKPIRASANGEHLQAPPLPPPLPPPAPPPLGPQQQKKKPTSPVKPMPQRPAYGVXATATATKAKPGFAFDSPRHYTPIEGTPCCFSRNDSLSSLDFDEEDGGGEKDDEEKKTKEEEGKKKKQQTAAIFPRTKPATNQTATDEKQKFAIEDTPVCFSRNSSLSSLSDIDQENNNKEFAPPPPEQQGGAKPGTKSPPPAQVESKPRPPAASGYAPKAFHVEDTPVCFSRNSSLSSLSIDSEDDLLQECISSAMPKKKKKAAAAAASVTTQLSVPKADDSFLAEEEPSEAPRSPASPDSESFDWKAIQEGANSVVSSLNAAAATSLSRQPSSDSDSVLSLKSVGSPFHLPTSNNNAEEEEEVEEKEEVKQRARILKPGECSTLEAKKKKEEEEEEEAKAVRGGKKVYRSLITGKPRAEPSARGRSKPRAAPVAKAPGSSDDRGGGSSRDSTPSRSSMAASQKGGKLSQLPRTASPGSVSSSVSKSGKQSVVARSGGGIPRSESASRVGGSTTAKKQRAEPEKPTLVRQSTFIKETPSPTLKRKLEESAAAAAMVALESPSSPDTPLPPTTRRHDVNRSHSESPSRPQEVTSSRFSRAGTWKRENGSGGGGGGGGKHSTSLPRVGTWKRTGSSSSVLSASSESSEKGRSEEDSAVRSKGTWRKAKSGGGSLTGRSFADQSEDVWVRLEDCPVNNPRSSSSCSARSPTAANAPPVIDAPVPSKIPSSSSSSSSNLNLRRSCESLDXEAXPPPDRQQPQQRGQQRSGAVAARVSPFNYTPSPRKSNADVTTATTATTTTSSSSTTPTRPSLIPTPVTKKREPKGGEGSGGSGGGERGSYIVTSV